AGTTGGGCTGCCGGCAGGCTGGCGAGCGCCGGGTACAGATTGGCCAGTTTTTTCGGGTCGACCGCAGTGGTCATGTCAGGCGGCATGAAAACGACTTCATCAGCCCACGGTCGCCCAGACGGGGGCGTGGTCGGACGGCCGTTCTAGCTTGCGCGGCGCGCGGTCGATACCGGCGGCGGTGCATTGCTCGGCCAGCGGCGTTGACAGCAATACATGGTCAATGCGCAGCCCCTGGTTTTTCTGGAAGCCGAGCATCCGGTAATCCCACCAGGAAAAGGTCTTTTCCGGTTGCTCGAACAGCCGGAAGCTGTCGCTCAGACCGAGTCCGATGAAGCGCTGGAAGGCGGCGCGCTCGGGTTCAGAGCAGAGAATTTGTCCTGCCCAGGCCTTGGGATCGTGCACGTCACGATCGTCCGGTGCAATGTTGTAGTCGCCGCACAGCGCGAGTTTCGGGTACTTCTGGATTTCCTCGCCGAGCCAGATGGCCAGACCATCGAGCCAGCGCAATTTGTAGTCGTATTTCTCGCTGCCCACAGCCTGGCCATTTGGCATGTAGGCGCCGATGATGCGGGTGTCGCCCACGGTGCCGCTGATCAAGCGTTTTTGTTCATCGGGAAAATGCGGGTTGCCGCAGATAACGTCGTGGATTGGCTCACGGGCGAGCAGGGCGACGCCGTTGTACGTCTTCTGGCCGGAAAAGGCGACCTGATAGCCGGCCGCTTCGATTTCAGCACGAGGAAAGTTGTGGTCTTCGAGCTTCAATTCTTGAAGGCACAAGGCATCCGGCTGGGCGCTTGCCAGCCAGTCAAGCAGGTGCGGCAGGCGAACCTTCAGCGAATTGACGTTCCAGCTGGCAATTTTCACTTGCTGGCGCCGCCCGAAGGTTTGCTGCCCAGCGGTGCGCTCTTCGGGTAGCCGGCGAGTTCGAGCAGATTGTTGTAGGCCCCTGACTCGAAGCCGCGGAAGCGCGGTTTGCCGACTTTGACCGACGGGACGAAGACATCGCCCACCAGTTGCTTCAGCTCTTCGATTTCTTCCGGTTTTTGCAGCATTTTTCATGCAAAAGGTACGCCGCGGCCATTCAATAGTTCGCGCGCCTGCTTGCACTCGGTGATGCAGTCGGTGGTGGAACAGCACGACCGGAAACGCTTCGGCCGCCTTTTTGGTGGCGAACGACAGGCCGTCGCCGGCATCGGGATTGCCGCCCACCTTGACGACGCTCCTGGCTTTGCCTGGTGGTGGTGTATCGGTAACGACCGTTGGCCGTTGGTCTGTCCACCGATAGGTTTCCGCAGATGCGCCGACGCTGGTTAGCGCCAGGCAGATCACGAACAGATAACGCATGATTTTCTCCCTGATCCCCTATTAGGCAGCAATCATATGGAAGGCGGCGCGCTCGGGTTCAGAGCAGAGAATTTGTCCTGCCCAGGCCTTGGGATCGTGCACGTCACGATCGTCCGGTGCAATGTTGTAGTCGCCGCACAGCGCGAGTTTCGGGTACTTCTGGATTTCCTCGCCGAGCCAGATGGCCAGACCATCGAGCCAGCGCAATTTGTAGTCGTATTTCTCGCTGCCCACAGCCTGGCCATTTGGCATGTAGGCGCCGATGATGCGGGTGTCGCCCACGGTGCCGCTGATCAAGCGTTTTTGTTCATCGGGAAAATGCGGGTTGCCGCAGATAACGTCGTGGATTGGCTCACGGGCGAGCAGGGCGACGCCGTTGTACGTCTTCTGGCCGGAAAAGGCGACCTGATAGCCGGCCGCTTCGATTTCAGCACGAGGAAAGTTGTGGTCTTCGAGCTTCAATTCTTGAAGGCACAAGGCATCCGGCTGGGCGCTTGCCAGCCAGTCAAGCAGGTGCGGCAGGCGAACCTTCAGTGAATTGACGTTCCAGCTGGCAATCTTCATTGTTCTTGCAAAGCTCTGTGGTTGCGTTGTTTTGTCATGCTGACATTGAACTGGTGGGTCATTGGTGGGCCAAAATCGTGGTGCCGAATAGTCGGCGACACGAAATGATTGCACAGAAATGCAGAGCGTTGCGCCGTTCGTTGCAAGCATGGAATTCTGTACTTGCTGAGTTCGGTCGCGGTATGCCCTGCCGG
The Betaproteobacteria bacterium DNA segment above includes these coding regions:
- the xth gene encoding exodeoxyribonuclease III, which gives rise to MKIASWNVNSLKVRLPHLLDWLASAQPDALCLQELKLEDHNFPRAEIEAAGYQVAFSGQKTYNGVALLAREPIHDVICGNPHFPDEQKRLISGTVGDTRIIGAYMPNGQAVGSEKYDYKLRWLDGLAIWLGEEIQKYPKLALCGDYNIAPDDRDVHDPKAWAGQILCSEPERAAFQRFIGLGLSDSFRLFEQPEKTFSWWDYRMLGFQKNQGLRIDHVLLSTPLAEQCTAAGIDRAPRKLERPSDHAPVWATVG